One part of the Streptomyces sp. AM 2-1-1 genome encodes these proteins:
- a CDS encoding carbohydrate kinase has product MSPRQITVLGECVADAFVRPASAPNELDLHVLPGGGPANTAVALARLGTPSGFVARLSGDVFGRLFRAHLEASGVDLSHAVVASEPSTLAVAELDAQGQAVYAFHAQGTADWQWTSAELAGVDLTGTACLHTGSLALVREPGAAAVEEFLAAAAPRATISIDPNVRPLLVRPETYRAKLRRWCDLADILRLSEEDLGLLLPGTPLEQACDVWHAAGARLVVVTRGADGALVSLDGERMHVPAVATRVVDTVGAGDSFTAGLLHHLGARGLLGGRLSGLRLGEVAESCLFAAHVAALTCSVAGPNPPWRSRLPQFTV; this is encoded by the coding sequence ATGAGTCCGCGTCAGATCACCGTCTTGGGCGAATGCGTCGCGGACGCGTTCGTCCGGCCCGCGAGCGCTCCCAACGAGCTCGACCTGCATGTCCTGCCGGGGGGTGGGCCGGCGAACACGGCCGTGGCCCTGGCGCGCCTGGGTACGCCGTCCGGCTTTGTCGCGCGGCTGTCCGGGGATGTGTTCGGTCGTCTGTTCCGGGCGCACCTGGAGGCTTCGGGGGTGGACCTGTCACACGCTGTCGTGGCGTCGGAGCCCAGCACGCTGGCGGTGGCGGAGCTGGACGCCCAAGGGCAGGCCGTATACGCCTTCCATGCGCAGGGAACGGCCGACTGGCAGTGGACGAGCGCCGAACTGGCCGGTGTGGACCTGACCGGCACCGCCTGCCTGCACACGGGTTCGCTCGCCCTGGTCCGGGAGCCCGGGGCGGCGGCGGTGGAGGAGTTCCTGGCGGCGGCCGCGCCCCGGGCCACCATCAGCATCGATCCCAACGTCCGGCCGCTGCTGGTGCGTCCCGAGACCTACCGCGCGAAACTGCGGCGCTGGTGCGATCTCGCGGACATACTGCGGCTGAGCGAGGAGGACCTCGGCCTCCTTCTGCCGGGAACGCCTCTGGAGCAGGCATGCGACGTCTGGCACGCTGCCGGGGCGCGGCTCGTCGTCGTCACACGGGGCGCCGACGGAGCTCTCGTCTCGCTGGACGGCGAGCGGATGCACGTGCCGGCCGTGGCGACGCGGGTCGTCGACACGGTCGGGGCCGGTGACTCCTTCACGGCGGGTCTGCTGCACCATCTGGGTGCGCGGGGGCTCCTCGGGGGGCGACTGTCCGGCCTCCGCCTGGGCGAGGTGGCGGAATCCTGTCTCTTCGCCGCCCATGTCGCGGCTCTGACCTGCTCGGTCGCCGGCCCGAACCCTCCTTGGCGAAGCCGGCTGCCGCAGTTCACCGTGTGA